From the Lysobacterales bacterium genome, one window contains:
- a CDS encoding putative DNA-binding domain-containing protein, which produces MSLDAEATLALQREFARHLRDPELFPPPDGLEERRLKIYRELFYNNIEGLLATNFPVIRKLLGDARWHRLVRDFYREHASHTPLFTEIGREFQRYLETRVDAGRGDPPFLTELAHYEWVELALSLDERDVDDTEHDADGDVVAAAPVLSVLAWRFSYCWPVHRLGAEYQPTQAPQQPTHLVIVRNRRDEISFLELSPLANVLLDLLKEHAGVPGLSLAEALADALPQYPRAQIVEGACHSLREFRQRDIVLGTFIDT; this is translated from the coding sequence ATGTCGCTTGATGCGGAAGCCACGCTTGCGTTGCAACGCGAATTCGCGCGCCACTTGCGTGACCCCGAACTGTTTCCGCCGCCGGATGGCCTCGAAGAACGGCGCCTGAAGATCTATCGCGAGTTGTTCTACAACAACATCGAAGGTCTGCTCGCGACCAATTTTCCGGTGATCCGCAAGTTGCTGGGTGACGCCCGCTGGCACCGCCTGGTGCGCGACTTCTATCGCGAACACGCGTCGCACACGCCGCTGTTCACCGAGATCGGGCGCGAGTTCCAGCGTTATCTCGAGACGCGCGTCGATGCCGGCCGCGGTGATCCGCCGTTCCTGACCGAACTCGCGCACTACGAATGGGTGGAGCTCGCCTTGTCGCTGGATGAGCGCGATGTCGACGACACGGAACACGACGCCGATGGTGATGTCGTGGCCGCGGCGCCGGTGTTGTCGGTGCTGGCCTGGCGGTTCAGTTATTGCTGGCCGGTGCATCGGCTCGGTGCCGAGTACCAGCCGACGCAGGCACCGCAGCAGCCGACGCATCTCGTCATTGTGCGCAATCGTCGCGACGAGATCTCCTTCCTTGAATTGAGTCCGCTCGCGAACGTGCTGCTCGATCTGCTGAAAGAACACGCGGGCGTGCCCGGTCTGTCGCTGGCAGAGGCATTGGCCGACGCGTTGCCGCAGTATCCACGCGCGCAGATCGTCGAGGGTGCCTGCCACAGCCTGCGCGAGTTCCGGCAACGCGACATCGTGCTCGGTACCTTCATCGATACCTGA
- a CDS encoding DUF692 domain-containing protein, giving the protein MNASLSTSALAPVAGAGLGLRRGLLTPLESVQAGAIDFMEVAPENWIGVGGRLGRRFRSLTERYPFSAHGLSLSIGGPELLDETFLLKLRRFLDEHGIASYSEHLSYCSDHGHLYDLMPMPFTRAAVHHCAARIRQVQDVLGRRIAIENVSFYTPLAGEMSEREFVCAVLEAADCDLLLDVNNVHVNSVNHRYDPVEFIRAMPAERVSQFHVAGHYDEAPDLIVDTHGAAIIAPVFALLAEAYRCFGAKPTLLERDFNFPPIGELVAELDHIRSLQAQATRTTAVMRAHVA; this is encoded by the coding sequence ATGAACGCCAGCCTCTCGACATCAGCGCTGGCGCCGGTCGCGGGTGCTGGATTGGGCCTGCGGCGTGGCCTGCTCACGCCGCTGGAATCCGTGCAGGCGGGCGCGATCGACTTCATGGAAGTCGCGCCCGAGAACTGGATCGGTGTCGGCGGTCGTCTTGGCCGCCGCTTCCGCAGCCTCACCGAGCGTTACCCGTTTTCGGCGCATGGCTTGTCGTTGTCGATCGGCGGTCCGGAACTGCTGGACGAAACCTTTCTGCTGAAACTGCGCCGTTTTCTCGATGAACACGGCATCGCCAGTTACAGCGAGCACCTGAGCTACTGCAGCGACCACGGTCACTTGTACGACCTGATGCCGATGCCATTCACCAGGGCTGCGGTGCACCACTGCGCCGCGCGCATCCGCCAGGTGCAGGACGTGCTCGGGCGCCGCATTGCGATCGAGAACGTGTCCTTCTACACGCCGCTCGCCGGCGAGATGAGCGAACGCGAATTCGTGTGCGCCGTGCTGGAAGCAGCCGACTGCGACCTGCTACTCGACGTCAACAACGTCCACGTCAACAGCGTCAACCATCGCTACGACCCAGTCGAGTTCATCCGCGCGATGCCGGCCGAGCGCGTCAGCCAGTTCCATGTCGCCGGGCACTACGACGAGGCGCCGGACCTGATCGTCGACACCCATGGCGCGGCAATCATCGCGCCGGTCTTCGCCTTGCTGGCCGAGGCCTATCGCTGCTTCGGCGCGAAGCCGACCCTGCTGGAACGCGACTTCAACTTCCCGCCGATCGGCGAGCTAGTCGCAGAACTGGATCACATCCGCAGCTTGCAGGCGCAGGCGACCAGGACCACCGCCGTGATGCGCGCCCATGTCGCTTGA
- the nth gene encoding endonuclease III has product MKPADRHELFRRLHELNPHPTTELIYTTPFELLIAVILSAQATDVGVNKATRRLYPVANTAEAILALGEAGLKRYISSIGLFNAKAKNVIATCRILVEQYGGAVPRERTALEALPGVGRKTANVVLNTAFGEATMAVDTHIFRVANRTGLAKGKTPLAVEKGLLKHVPTEFLKDAHHWLILHGRYVCKALKPQCPTCVIRDLCGFRSKTPGVPR; this is encoded by the coding sequence ATGAAGCCCGCCGACCGCCATGAACTGTTCCGCCGCCTGCACGAACTGAACCCGCATCCGACCACGGAGCTGATCTACACGACCCCGTTCGAGCTGCTGATTGCCGTCATCCTGTCGGCGCAGGCCACCGATGTCGGGGTCAACAAGGCGACGCGCCGGCTGTATCCGGTGGCCAATACGGCCGAAGCGATCCTGGCGCTCGGCGAAGCGGGGCTGAAGCGATACATCAGCAGCATCGGGTTGTTCAATGCCAAGGCGAAGAACGTGATCGCGACCTGTCGCATCCTTGTCGAGCAATACGGCGGCGCGGTGCCACGTGAGCGCACAGCGCTGGAAGCCTTGCCTGGGGTCGGTCGCAAGACCGCGAACGTGGTGCTGAACACGGCGTTCGGCGAAGCGACGATGGCCGTGGACACGCATATCTTCCGGGTTGCAAATCGCACCGGGCTGGCGAAGGGCAAGACCCCGCTCGCGGTCGAGAAGGGCTTGCTCAAGCATGTTCCGACGGAATTCCTGAAGGACGCGCATCATTGGCTGATCCTGCATGGCCGCTATGTCTGCAAGGCACTCAAGCCGCAGTGTCCGACCTGCGTGATCCGCGATCTGTGCGGTTTCCGGTCGAAGACGCCGGGCGTTCCGCGATGA
- a CDS encoding threonylcarbamoyl-AMP synthase codes for MTDLKLVSAAELADACAALRRGEVVGLPTETVYGLAGDAGNAEAVRRIFATKGRPADHPLIVHVHDAARIDDWARDVPEIARRLAAAFWPGPLTMILKRAAHVLDVVTGGQDTIGLRVPNHPVALALLQAFGGGLAAPSANRFGHVSPTTAQHVRDEFADAVPVVLDGGPCKVGIESTIVDVSGEMPRILRPGQIGADAIAQVLGVPVTIGAQQASPRVSGSLASHYAPDTPAERVPTERLDTLIHQALGSGETIRVLALRHLPNGVHGLIMPNDPAQYARHLYAALRSLDAEGAERLLIETPPDQPEWLAIHDRIARATVAPSDDDAP; via the coding sequence ATGACCGACCTGAAACTCGTTTCCGCAGCCGAACTCGCCGACGCCTGCGCGGCACTGCGCCGCGGAGAAGTCGTCGGATTGCCGACGGAAACGGTCTACGGCCTCGCCGGCGATGCCGGCAATGCCGAGGCCGTTCGTCGCATCTTTGCGACCAAGGGCCGACCGGCGGACCATCCGCTGATCGTGCACGTGCACGATGCGGCCCGGATCGACGACTGGGCCCGCGACGTACCGGAGATCGCGCGTCGGCTGGCCGCGGCGTTCTGGCCCGGTCCGTTGACGATGATCCTGAAACGCGCAGCGCACGTGCTCGATGTGGTCACCGGCGGGCAGGACACGATCGGGCTGCGCGTGCCGAACCATCCGGTCGCACTCGCGCTGTTGCAGGCCTTCGGTGGTGGTTTGGCCGCACCTTCGGCCAACCGTTTCGGCCATGTCAGCCCGACCACCGCCCAGCATGTACGCGATGAATTCGCCGATGCCGTGCCGGTCGTGCTTGATGGCGGACCGTGCAAGGTCGGCATCGAATCGACGATCGTCGACGTGAGCGGCGAGATGCCCCGCATCCTGCGCCCCGGACAGATCGGCGCCGATGCGATCGCGCAGGTGCTGGGCGTTCCGGTCACGATCGGTGCGCAGCAGGCCAGTCCGCGCGTCTCCGGTTCGCTCGCGAGTCACTACGCACCCGACACGCCCGCGGAACGGGTGCCGACCGAGCGGCTCGATACCCTGATCCACCAGGCGCTCGGCAGCGGCGAAACGATACGCGTGCTGGCACTGCGACACCTGCCGAATGGGGTGCATGGCCTGATCATGCCGAATGATCCGGCCCAATACGCACGCCACCTTTACGCGGCGCTGCGAAGTCTCGATGCCGAAGGCGCCGAACGCTTGCTGATCGAGACGCCACCGGATCAACCCGAATGGCTCGCGATCCACGATCGCATCGCGCGCGCCACCGTCGCGCCCAGCGACGACGACGCCCCCTGA
- a CDS encoding GNAT family N-acetyltransferase, translating into MTTTLRAATRADVPLILGFIRDLAEYEKLLDQVVCDAAMLDATLFGERAQAEVVIAEHDGRAAGFALFFHNFSTFRGRRGLYLEDLFVRPEYRGFGIGKRLLAHLAALAVERGCARFEWSVLDWNAPAIGFYQSLGARVLDDWRVCRLDGEALARLAEQA; encoded by the coding sequence ATGACGACGACGCTGCGTGCCGCAACGCGTGCCGATGTGCCCCTGATCCTCGGTTTCATCCGCGACCTGGCCGAATACGAAAAGTTGCTCGATCAGGTGGTCTGCGACGCCGCGATGCTGGATGCGACCCTGTTCGGCGAGCGCGCGCAGGCCGAAGTCGTGATTGCCGAACACGACGGCCGCGCCGCCGGCTTCGCGCTGTTCTTCCACAACTTCTCGACTTTTCGCGGCCGTCGCGGCCTGTATCTGGAAGACCTGTTCGTGCGTCCGGAATACCGGGGCTTCGGCATCGGCAAGCGTCTGCTCGCGCATCTCGCGGCGCTCGCCGTGGAACGCGGCTGCGCACGTTTCGAATGGTCGGTGCTGGACTGGAACGCTCCTGCCATCGGCTTCTACCAATCCCTCGGCGCACGCGTGCTCGATGACTGGCGCGTGTGCCGACTGGATGGCGAGGCGCTCGCACGCCTCGCCGAACAAGCCTGA
- a CDS encoding adenylosuccinate synthase — MGKSVVILGAQWGDEGKGKIVDLLTEQVGAVARFQGGHNAGHTLVIGGKKTVLHLIPSGILRDDALCLIGNGVVLSPAALQTEIAELEAQGVDVRPRLKISPATPLIMPYHIAVDQAREKASGAKAIGTTGRGIGPAYEDKVARRGIRVADLFYPDQLAEKLKAACEYHNFVLEHWLKADTVDFAKVLADALAFGEYVKPMVDDVSTLLVDLRKAGKRILFEGAQGSLLDIDHGTYPYVTSSNTTVGGALAGCGVGADAIDYVLGICKAYATRVGGGPFPTELNDAVGEGLRARGHEFGATTGRPRRCGWIDLVALRRAVQVNGINGLAITKLDVLDGMPTIKVCIAYEYRGKQRTLAPLDAAGWDECKPVYLEFPGWSEPTQGIREFSKLPPAARAYLRAVEELAECHIALVATGADRDDTIILRDPFA; from the coding sequence ATGGGCAAGTCGGTCGTCATTCTCGGCGCGCAATGGGGCGACGAAGGCAAGGGCAAGATCGTCGACCTGTTGACCGAACAGGTCGGCGCGGTCGCGCGTTTCCAGGGCGGCCACAATGCCGGGCATACCCTGGTCATCGGCGGCAAGAAGACGGTGTTGCACCTGATTCCGTCCGGCATCCTGCGCGACGATGCGCTGTGCCTGATCGGCAATGGTGTGGTGCTGTCGCCGGCGGCCTTGCAGACCGAAATCGCGGAACTCGAAGCGCAGGGTGTGGACGTGCGTCCGCGCCTGAAGATCTCGCCGGCGACGCCGCTGATCATGCCGTATCACATCGCCGTCGATCAGGCCCGCGAGAAGGCGTCCGGCGCGAAAGCGATCGGCACGACCGGTCGCGGCATCGGTCCCGCCTACGAGGACAAGGTGGCGCGTCGCGGCATCCGTGTCGCCGACCTGTTCTATCCGGACCAGCTCGCGGAAAAGCTCAAGGCCGCCTGCGAATATCACAACTTCGTGCTGGAGCACTGGCTCAAGGCCGACACCGTCGATTTCGCCAAGGTCCTGGCGGACGCGCTCGCGTTCGGCGAATACGTGAAGCCGATGGTCGACGACGTCTCGACCTTGCTCGTCGACTTGCGCAAGGCCGGCAAGCGCATCCTGTTCGAGGGGGCGCAGGGTTCGCTGCTCGATATCGACCATGGCACCTATCCCTACGTCACCTCCAGCAACACGACGGTTGGCGGCGCACTGGCCGGCTGCGGCGTCGGCGCCGATGCGATCGACTATGTGCTCGGCATCTGCAAGGCGTATGCGACGCGCGTTGGCGGTGGTCCGTTCCCGACCGAACTGAACGATGCCGTCGGCGAGGGACTACGTGCCCGCGGCCACGAATTCGGCGCGACCACCGGACGTCCGCGCCGCTGCGGCTGGATCGACCTGGTCGCGTTGCGTCGCGCCGTGCAGGTGAACGGCATCAACGGCCTCGCCATCACCAAGCTCGACGTGCTCGACGGCATGCCGACGATCAAGGTCTGCATCGCCTACGAATATCGCGGCAAGCAACGCACGCTGGCGCCGCTCGATGCCGCTGGCTGGGACGAGTGCAAGCCGGTCTATCTCGAATTCCCGGGCTGGTCGGAACCAACCCAGGGCATCCGCGAGTTCAGCAAGTTGCCACCGGCCGCCCGTGCCTATTTGCGTGCAGTCGAGGAATTGGCCGAATGCCACATCGCGCTGGTCGCGACGGGCGCCGACCGCGATGACACCATCATATTGCGCGATCCCTTCGCGTAA
- a CDS encoding DUF2065 domain-containing protein — MLAAMPAGWQKMMSQMATLDPARLRWIGVGAMLVGLIGIKLLAH; from the coding sequence ATGCTCGCGGCCATGCCGGCGGGCTGGCAGAAGATGATGAGCCAAATGGCGACGCTTGATCCGGCGCGTTTGCGCTGGATCGGCGTCGGCGCGATGCTGGTCGGGCTGATCGGCATCAAGCTGCTGGCACACTGA
- the hflC gene encoding protease modulator HflC: MKNVVLILVVIAAILVGNSAFVVRENERAVLLQFGRVLRSDYAPGLHWKLPGLQNVRKFERRIVTLDKEPQRYLTSERKDVLVDFFVKWKIKDVASFYTASSGDERLAESRLDSTTRNALGKEIVKRTLQEVVADQRSELMEDLRKDISKAVEELGIEVVDLRVMRIDLPDEVSQKVFDRMTSERKAVANKLRSQGTEAAEKIRANAERDAQIALAEAQRDAQRLRGEGDAEAAKIYAEAYNRDPEFYAFWRSLEAYRAAFAEPGSILVLDPKSEFFQYFGEGGKP, encoded by the coding sequence ATGAAGAATGTCGTCCTGATTCTGGTCGTCATCGCCGCGATCCTGGTCGGCAATTCGGCCTTCGTCGTGCGCGAGAACGAACGTGCTGTCCTGCTGCAGTTCGGCCGCGTGCTGCGTTCCGACTATGCCCCTGGCTTGCACTGGAAGTTGCCGGGCTTGCAGAACGTGCGCAAGTTCGAGCGCCGCATCGTCACGCTCGACAAGGAGCCGCAGCGCTATCTCACGTCGGAGCGCAAGGACGTGCTGGTCGACTTCTTCGTGAAGTGGAAGATCAAGGACGTGGCGAGCTTCTACACCGCCTCGTCGGGTGACGAACGCCTGGCCGAGAGTCGTCTCGATTCGACCACCCGCAATGCGCTCGGCAAGGAAATCGTCAAGCGCACCTTGCAGGAAGTCGTCGCGGATCAGCGTTCGGAACTGATGGAAGATCTGCGCAAGGACATCAGCAAGGCGGTCGAGGAGCTTGGCATCGAGGTCGTCGACCTGCGCGTGATGCGGATCGACCTGCCCGATGAGGTCAGCCAGAAGGTCTTCGACCGCATGACGTCCGAACGCAAGGCCGTTGCGAACAAGCTGCGCTCTCAGGGCACCGAGGCCGCCGAGAAGATCCGCGCCAACGCCGAACGCGATGCGCAGATCGCGCTGGCCGAGGCGCAGCGCGACGCGCAGCGCTTGCGCGGCGAAGGCGATGCCGAAGCCGCCAAGATCTATGCCGAGGCTTACAATCGCGATCCAGAATTTTATGCCTTCTGGCGCAGCCTCGAGGCCTACCGCGCGGCGTTTGCCGAACCGGGCTCGATCCTCGTCCTCGATCCGAAGTCGGAGTTCTTCCAGTACTTCGGCGAAGGCGGAAAGCCGTGA
- the hflK gene encoding FtsH protease activity modulator HflK, translating to MAWNEPGNNKKPRDPWQDGENRDLDAALKQIKDRFGRFFGGGGGVGFPGPLLIVLGVLGAWFAVDSWQTIDERERGVVLRFGKFERVMGSGLNMKWPRPIETVEIVETTRVRSDSAEVRMLTKDEALVMVDFNVQYTASDPYLFLYGGRAPEDTLRQTTESAIRQVIGASTLDDVFSEKRTGLANTAKEELQKTLERYSTGIIVTELNFQNLRPPAEVKEAFDDAIAAREDNQRIKNEAEAYAQKIVPEARGLAERNKSLAEGERQSAIAKATGESARFSLLVAQYQKAPQVTRKRLFLETMQDVLSRNPKVMVDAGGGNNVMVLPLDKLMQNVVLPVLPALREDGAGAAVTATARAVAPEREAFDPARVAREPRQ from the coding sequence ATGGCCTGGAACGAACCTGGCAACAACAAGAAGCCCCGCGACCCTTGGCAGGATGGCGAGAACCGCGACCTTGACGCGGCGCTGAAGCAGATCAAGGACCGATTCGGACGCTTCTTCGGTGGTGGCGGTGGCGTGGGGTTCCCCGGCCCGCTGCTGATCGTGCTTGGCGTGCTCGGAGCATGGTTCGCCGTGGATTCGTGGCAGACGATCGACGAGCGCGAGCGCGGCGTCGTGCTGCGCTTCGGCAAGTTCGAGCGCGTCATGGGATCCGGCCTGAACATGAAGTGGCCGCGTCCGATCGAAACCGTCGAGATCGTCGAGACCACGCGGGTGCGCTCGGATTCCGCCGAAGTGCGCATGCTGACCAAGGATGAAGCCCTGGTCATGGTCGACTTCAACGTCCAGTACACCGCCAGCGATCCCTATCTGTTCCTCTACGGCGGTCGTGCGCCCGAGGACACGCTGCGTCAGACCACGGAAAGTGCGATCCGCCAGGTGATCGGCGCATCGACGCTGGACGACGTGTTCAGCGAAAAGCGCACCGGGCTGGCGAACACGGCAAAAGAGGAATTGCAGAAGACGCTGGAGCGCTACAGCACCGGCATCATCGTGACCGAGCTGAATTTCCAGAATCTGCGTCCGCCGGCGGAAGTGAAAGAGGCATTCGACGATGCCATCGCCGCGCGCGAGGACAACCAGCGCATCAAGAACGAGGCCGAGGCCTATGCGCAGAAGATCGTGCCGGAGGCGCGCGGTCTGGCCGAACGCAACAAGTCCCTGGCGGAGGGCGAGCGCCAGAGCGCGATCGCCAAGGCGACGGGTGAATCGGCACGCTTCAGCCTGCTCGTGGCGCAGTACCAGAAGGCGCCGCAGGTCACGCGCAAGCGCCTGTTCCTGGAAACAATGCAGGACGTGCTGTCGCGCAACCCGAAGGTGATGGTCGATGCCGGCGGAGGCAACAACGTCATGGTGCTGCCCCTCGACAAGTTGATGCAGAACGTGGTTCTGCCGGTACTGCCGGCCTTGCGCGAGGATGGCGCCGGCGCCGCCGTGACCGCGACTGCGCGTGCGGTCGCGCCCGAGCGCGAGGCCTTTGATCCAGCGCGTGTTGCACGGGAGCCGCGGCAATGA
- the hflX gene encoding GTPase HflX, with protein MDFFGRSKGGERALLVQPHPPGRLDPEALTEFTELARSAGADIVDTLTARVDAPNSRFYLGTGKVEQLRELKEAHGADLILVNAALSPVQERNLEKALSARVVDRTGLILDIFASRARTHEGKLQVELAQLKHLSTRLVRGWTHLERQRGGAIGLRGPGETQLELDRRMIANRVKALESRLDKVEVQRAQARRKRERGDLPIVTLVGYTNAGKSTLFNAITGAGVFAADQLFATLDPTLRKLDGLASGPAILADTVGFVRDLPHDLVAAFRSTLSEVKTADLLLHVVDASDPNRNERIDQVNAVLAEIDAGDVPQLLVFNKIDRVPDLQPRRERVDDAGHERVFVSAIEGLGLALLREAIGERFAGTRVCQSIVLGHDQARLRARLFAAGVVASEHADDSGWRIDIDAPRAAIEPLFGLTDGDGARLRGHLNLPQPEPI; from the coding sequence TTGGACTTCTTCGGTCGCAGCAAAGGCGGTGAACGGGCCCTGCTCGTTCAGCCGCATCCCCCCGGTCGCCTGGATCCCGAAGCGCTGACCGAGTTCACCGAACTCGCACGTTCGGCCGGGGCGGACATCGTCGACACGCTGACGGCACGCGTCGATGCGCCCAACTCTCGCTTCTATCTCGGCACCGGCAAGGTCGAGCAGCTGCGCGAACTCAAGGAAGCGCATGGCGCCGACCTGATTCTGGTCAACGCGGCCCTGAGCCCGGTACAGGAACGCAATCTCGAAAAGGCGTTGAGCGCACGCGTGGTCGATCGCACCGGCCTGATTCTCGACATTTTCGCCAGCCGCGCCCGCACCCATGAAGGCAAACTGCAGGTCGAGCTGGCCCAGCTCAAGCATCTGTCGACCCGGCTGGTCCGCGGCTGGACCCATCTCGAACGCCAGCGTGGCGGTGCCATCGGCCTGCGCGGACCGGGCGAAACCCAGCTCGAACTCGATCGACGCATGATCGCGAATCGGGTCAAGGCGCTGGAATCGCGGCTCGACAAGGTCGAGGTGCAGCGCGCACAGGCGCGTCGCAAGCGCGAGCGCGGCGATCTGCCGATCGTGACCCTGGTCGGCTATACCAATGCCGGCAAGTCGACGTTGTTCAATGCCATCACTGGTGCCGGAGTCTTTGCGGCCGACCAGTTGTTCGCGACGCTGGATCCGACCCTGCGCAAACTCGACGGACTCGCCAGTGGTCCGGCGATCCTCGCCGATACCGTCGGCTTCGTGCGCGACCTGCCCCATGATCTGGTCGCCGCGTTCCGGTCGACCTTGTCGGAAGTCAAGACCGCGGACTTGCTGCTGCATGTGGTCGATGCCTCCGACCCGAATCGCAACGAGCGGATCGATCAGGTCAATGCCGTGCTCGCCGAGATCGATGCCGGCGACGTGCCGCAATTGCTGGTGTTCAACAAGATCGACCGGGTGCCGGACCTGCAGCCACGTCGCGAGCGGGTCGACGATGCCGGCCATGAGCGCGTGTTCGTGAGCGCGATCGAAGGTCTCGGGCTGGCGCTGTTGCGCGAGGCCATCGGCGAACGCTTTGCCGGTACGCGCGTGTGCCAGTCGATCGTGCTTGGCCACGATCAGGCGCGTCTGCGCGCCCGCTTGTTCGCGGCGGGCGTGGTCGCCAGCGAGCACGCGGATGACAGCGGCTGGCGGATCGACATCGATGCACCGCGTGCGGCGATCGAACCCTTGTTCGGATTGACCGATGGCGACGGCGCCCGTCTGCGCGGGCACTTGAACCTGCCGCAGCCGGAACCCATCTGA
- the hfq gene encoding RNA chaperone Hfq, with the protein MSKAQSLQDPFLNALRRERIPVSIYLVNGIKLQGTVESFDQFVVLLRNTVSQMVYKHAISTVVPARNVKVGDGPHGHEHHEPAVEG; encoded by the coding sequence ATGTCCAAAGCCCAATCCCTGCAAGACCCTTTTCTCAACGCCCTGCGCCGTGAACGCATTCCGGTATCGATCTACCTGGTCAACGGGATCAAGCTCCAGGGCACGGTCGAATCCTTCGACCAGTTCGTGGTCCTGCTGCGCAATACCGTCAGCCAGATGGTCTACAAGCATGCGATCTCGACCGTCGTTCCGGCACGCAACGTCAAGGTCGGCGATGGCCCGCATGGCCATGAACATCACGAGCCGGCCGTCGAAGGCTGA
- the miaA gene encoding tRNA (adenosine(37)-N6)-dimethylallyltransferase MiaA — protein sequence MPHAAAKADTRPLAIFLMGPTASGKTALALELADSGRFGLISVDSALVYRGLDIGSAKPDAATLAKYPHALIDLLDPEQAYSAAEFCRDARTAMDAIAARGKIPLLVGGTGLYFRALGRGLSDLPQAEPALRAQIEAEAAERGWTAMHAELSQYDAVAGARIHPNDPQRIGRALEVIRLTGQPLSALQGRAQVDLPYRILKLALLPERAVLHARIAERFDLMLAAGFLDEVRALVQRPGLHPQLPSMRCVGYRQAWQHLRGEIDAETFRRTGIEASRQLAKRQITWIRSEHDVFVRDPLDADRLSDAKLLIEKAIG from the coding sequence ATGCCCCACGCCGCCGCCAAAGCCGACACGCGCCCGCTCGCGATTTTCCTGATGGGACCGACTGCGTCGGGCAAGACCGCGTTGGCACTGGAACTGGCCGATAGCGGTCGTTTCGGCCTGATCAGCGTCGATTCGGCCCTGGTCTATCGCGGGCTCGACATCGGCAGCGCGAAGCCCGATGCGGCGACGTTGGCCAAGTATCCGCACGCGCTCATCGATTTGCTCGATCCTGAACAGGCGTATTCGGCGGCCGAGTTCTGTCGCGACGCGCGCACCGCGATGGACGCGATCGCTGCACGCGGAAAGATCCCCTTGCTGGTCGGCGGCACCGGCCTGTATTTCCGTGCGCTTGGACGCGGGTTGTCGGACTTGCCTCAGGCCGAACCGGCCTTGCGCGCCCAGATCGAAGCGGAGGCAGCCGAACGCGGCTGGACCGCAATGCACGCCGAACTGAGCCAATACGACGCCGTGGCCGGCGCGCGCATCCACCCGAACGACCCGCAGCGCATCGGGCGGGCGCTGGAGGTGATCCGCCTGACTGGGCAACCATTGTCGGCATTGCAGGGCAGGGCGCAGGTCGATCTGCCGTATCGCATCCTCAAGTTGGCGCTGTTGCCGGAGCGCGCCGTTCTGCACGCACGCATCGCCGAACGCTTCGACCTGATGCTGGCCGCCGGCTTCCTCGACGAGGTGCGCGCCCTCGTGCAAAGGCCCGGGTTGCATCCGCAATTGCCGTCGATGCGCTGCGTCGGTTATCGACAGGCCTGGCAGCACTTGCGGGGCGAGATCGATGCCGAGACCTTCCGTCGCACCGGTATCGAGGCGAGTCGGCAACTGGCCAAGCGGCAGATCACCTGGATCCGTTCCGAACACGATGTGTTCGTCCGTGATCCCCTCGACGCAGATCGGTTGTCGGATGCCAAGTTATTGATCGAAAAGGCAATCGGCTAG